TGTCATTACTAATGTCTTACGTGTCATTTGTTTCTCCCCATTTGCACATATTTCCCCGTATAAACGGGCATTAGCAAGACCCCCATTAGCACTTTTTTCTATTTTTATCTGTAATTACACAACAACCTCACATCTGATAAACATCAAATGTGAGGTTGTTATAATCTATTATGTTAAAAATCTATCTTTATTTTCGTAAGAATTTACGGATGGATAATGTACTTCCCCACATCCCAATTAGACCGCCGATTACTAGTAATAATAGCGATACTTGAAGCACGAATGGAAAGGCAGGTAAAAGTTCAAAGAATCCATCGAACTTAGGCTGAACTTCATTATATAAAACGCTGTACACACCGATAATAACAGCAATTGGCACAATAGAACCAAGCACTCCTAAAAACAGACCTTCAATAAAGAACGGCCAGCGAATAAAGGAGTTTGTGGCTCCAACTAAGCGCATAATTTCAATCTCTTCACGGCGAGCTACAATCGTAATTTTAATTGTATTTGAAATGAGGAACATCGCTGTAAATAGAAGCCCTAAAATCAGTACTACTCCGATATTACGAGCTACTTTCAGCACTTTAAATAACTTTTCAACTTGATCTTGTCCGTATTGAACTTTTGCTGCATACGGATATTTCTCAATTTGTTTAGCTACTTTTGCGACATCAGTCGGCTCTTTTGTTTTAACAACAAACACATCATTTAATGGGTTTTGCTGCTCAAACGGTTCAAAAGCTTGTCCTTCATCACCCATACTATTAATTAAATCTTTTAACTCTTTATCTTTAGAAGAAAACGTCACCGTATCAACTTGCTTAATTGCATCTAGCTTTTCTTTCATTGCTTTTCGATCATCCGCTGTCGCTGCAGCATCAACGTGAACGCGAATTTCCACATCATTTTCAATCAATTTAGCAATGTGGTTTAAATTCATCATCAACATAAAAAATACGCCTACAAGCAAGAGCGTCACGGTAACCGCGCTTGCAGATGCGAATGTCATCCAGCCGTTTCTTCCTAAACTTTTAGATCCTTCACGTAAGTGGCGACCGAATGTCCTAGCCTTCATATCCGTATTCACCTCTTACTTCATCACGCACAACATTTCCATTTTCAATCGCAAT
The genomic region above belongs to Priestia megaterium and contains:
- the ftsX gene encoding permease-like cell division protein FtsX, producing the protein MKARTFGRHLREGSKSLGRNGWMTFASASAVTVTLLLVGVFFMLMMNLNHIAKLIENDVEIRVHVDAAATADDRKAMKEKLDAIKQVDTVTFSSKDKELKDLINSMGDEGQAFEPFEQQNPLNDVFVVKTKEPTDVAKVAKQIEKYPYAAKVQYGQDQVEKLFKVLKVARNIGVVLILGLLFTAMFLISNTIKITIVARREEIEIMRLVGATNSFIRWPFFIEGLFLGVLGSIVPIAVIIGVYSVLYNEVQPKFDGFFELLPAFPFVLQVSLLLLVIGGLIGMWGSTLSIRKFLRK